Genomic segment of bacterium:
TGTTCAGGAATTTTCTCGTCATCTCAGCGGCGACATCGTACATTTCCAGGGCGTCATAGGCATATATGACACCATTCAGCGCATCCTTGAGCATACTCTCGGGAATATCACCGGCGTCGATTACAGCCTTGTATTCCATGGCTGCGTCCTGGAATTTTTCCGCACGCATGGACATGCGGCCCAGCGACATCATGGAGAGCAGCGCGGCCTCCGTGCGGGGATGGTCTTCAACAACGGACTGGAATGCCTCGCGCGCATCCGTGTTGCGGCTCTGTGCCTCCAGGCAGCGCCCATTCCAGTATTGTCCCAGTGCGGCGATATCCCTCGCATCCGAATCTTCCACATCATCGAATACATCCTGAGCCTTTGAATACTCTCCCTTCCGGAAGTGATATTTTCCCCGTTCGAGCAAAAACTCATCGAGAAGGCCTTCCGCGTCAGGCCACGCGCTGCGGAATGCACTCATCCTGGCTTCAGCGTCTTCGAATCGGTCAGCCCGAAACAGCGCAACAACGATGCGGGAGTCCGCATAACGCTGCACGGCGGTTTCGCTGCTCTGGGCAATCAGGCGGGTGTAAGCATCGATTGCACGATCGTATTTCCCGTTTTCCAGCAACAGATCAGCCGCATCTCGCAGAGCGGCACTGCCCTGTTTCAATGTTGCGGACTTTTCGAGATAGGTACTTGCGAGATCGATCTTTCCTTCATCCTTATACATCTGTCCCAGCGCGAACAGCACTTCGCCAAGATGCTGTCCCTCACCGTAGTGATCGACATAGCGCAGGAGTGCTTTTTTCGCTTCACTCCGCTGTTGTGCCTTCGCGAGCGCAACAGCATGGGCAAAAAGATACTCCTGCCGCAGAACGTCGCTTCGGAACGGGTTTTCCATGACCGTCCGGTAGTAGCGCCCTGAACGCGCAACGGCATCGGAGGTGCGACCGGCTTCCACCAGCACGGACAGAACGGCAATACGCGCACTGTCGGCAACAGCTGCATACGGATACCTCGAAGCGGCATCGTCGAATGCGTCCACCGCTTCGCCATACCGGCCGACTCGCGCAAGCAATCGTCCCTGGAGCAGCAGGGCATCCGCGGCATATCTGCCGTTGGGTGCGCGGACAAGGGAGGCGTCGAGATCCGTCAGCGCTTCGTCGAATTTCCGCAGGGCGGCATATGCCATACTCCGTCCGTAACGTGCGGCAGCCAGCTCGTCGGTGGCCGACCCACTTTCAATGATGCCATTGAACTCCCGCACGGCCGCTTCATCCCTACCCAGTTCCACCTGTGCAAACCCGGCGGCAAGGAGGGCAGCTTCACGATGCTGTGATGGATTACGAGCGAGGAATCCCGCGGATGCGGTGAGCACTTCGGCCGGCGTGGCACTGGCTGCCTGCAATTGGAAAAGCTCCCAGGCAAGATCGTCGTGCCGGGTACCCGATGTATGCGACGCGAAAAAGCTGTTGCATTGCGTCTCCGCATCTGCAAGGGTGCGCGTGCCCTTCCGGGCAAGCCTGATCACGGTCAATGCTGCACCGAAATCGGCGGCCTCCGCATCGTCTCCGCGAAGCCCCTTTGCCTGCGCTGAATTAAAAAACCGTTCCGCGCGCACATAATCCCCGAGTTCCTCGAGATACACACGGGCAAGGAGAAGGTCTACCTGTCCCCCGCTTTCATTGTCATGCATTGCAGCAATGACATCCGCGAGTTTGCGAACGGATCGCTCGGCATCCCCACCACCTGCGAGCTGCAGTCGCTGATACGCGGCCTCCGCTTCCCCGAATAATTCCGAGGCGGGAAAGAGGAGAAGCAGCTGCCGGTATGCCTGCGCAGCAGCGCGTGTATCCCCCTGTCGTTCGAGAGTGCGCGCCCTGCCGAACTGTGCATCGTCTGAGACCCGGTTCAGGCCGTATCGCTCCCCGATGGCGGTGTAGTGGTCGAGAGCGCTGCTGTAGTTCTGCAGCTCGCGCTCCTCAATATCTGCGATACGCAATAGTGCGTCTGCTGCGCCGGGCTCCGATGGATAGTTCTGCAGGTAGGTACGATACCATGTGAGCGCAGCGGCGATGTCCGACGCTTCACGGGCACTTTCGCCGAGTTCCACGAGCAGACTTTGCCGGTCGGTACTGACCAGGGAGTCCGCATACAGCGCTTCGAGCCAGCGTTCTGATTGGGCGTATGCGCCGGCGCGACGTGCCGCAGCAGCGGCGGCGCGGATCATTCCCGGTTCGAGTCCTTCAGACGCACTTGTGAACAGCTGCTTCCATGCTTCAAGTGCGGCAGCATCGTCACCTTCGGCGGACGCGGTCTCCGCGAGTCCGGCATATGCCTGCTGACGCATTGCCGGGGGAGCATTCCCGTTCTCGGCAACCTTCACATACTGCGCGCGCGCACTGCTGAAATCACGGAAGCTACGGTGAAGGTCTCCCAGGCGAACACGCGCTTTGAGTGCCGCCATCGTGGCAGGATACGTACTGATGGCTTCCGTGTAGCGTCCCTCCGCAGCCTCCCTGTCTCCGAGTCCCGCCCGTGTTTCTCCGATAGCGACGATCACTTCCGGCCGCAGTGATGCGGGAACAGCCTCCGTGAGCAGGCGCTGCAACTCTCGCAGGGCGCGTTCGTATTCTCCCTGGGCGAGATACAGGCGCCCGAGCTGCATTTGGGCCTCAAAGCGCACATCGGACTTGGGGTATTCAAGCAGTACCGCATTGAGAACGGAGCGTGCATTTTCGGTTTCATCCGCGCGAAGGAAATACGTCCCAGCCTGCAGCAGTGCCTGTGGAGCCCTGGCGTTCTTCGGGTAAAAGCTTTTCAACTTCGCAAAGGCTTCACCTGCTTCAGCGTAATTATGCTCACGCGCATACAGTTCGCCAAGCTGCCACCATGCGTCCACCGCACGAGGATGATCCTGGTAACGCAGCGCAAAATCCGAGAATGTGTTTGCCGCCTGTCTGTACTTGCCGGTTTTCACCTGCACGAGACCGAGATAATACCGTGCCTCGATCGCGCTTCCAGAATTCGGATATCGATCAATGAATGACGCAAACTGATCTTCCGCCTGCGCAAACAGGCTGTCGTTGTAGAGTTCTACGCCAAGTTTGAAATCTCCACTCTCATTCGTTCCCTGGGCGCGAAGTCCATGGGGGAGAAGCAGAAAAAACAATGCGATGCAGACCAGATAGACCCTGTTCATATGTCCCGTATTTTCGTGGGTTAAAAAAGCAACATAGAGATTTGCCCATGCAGAGGCAAGGTGCGCTTGCGTCCCGGCGTGAATTGCGTGGAAAATGCGACGGGACGCCATTCTCCATTTCCCATTACAGCAATCTTCTCTATCTTAAGGGATTACATCGATAACTCTCAATCCGATAACGAAAAAGGAGCATCCCATTGTCAACACTGACTGACCTCGAACCCAAATCGCTGTGGCGTCATTTTCATGGACTGGCACAGGTCCCTCGTCCCTCAAAGAAGGAAGAGAAAGTACTTGCGTACCTGAAGAAGCTGCTCACCGATCTCGGCTATGCGTACGAGCAGGATGACACCGGCAATATTGTCGTCCGTAAACCTGCCACTCCGGGACATGAGAACGCACCGATGGTGCTCATCCAGGGACATGTGGACATGGTCTGCGAAAAGAACAAGGACACGGATTTCGATTTCGACAATGATCCGATTGCAGCGTATGTCGACGGCGAATGGGTGACCGCGAAGGGCACGACGCTGGGCGCAGACAATGGAATCGGCGTGGCCGCCGGACTCGCTGTTCTTGAGTCGAAAGACCTCGTGCATCCGCCAATGGAATTTCTATTCACGGTCGACGAGGAGACCGGGCTGACCGGCGCCAAGGGACTCAAGCCGGGCTTCCTGAAAGCGGATATGATGCTGAATCTCGATTCCGAGGAAGACGGTGCCCTGTACGTCGGCTGCGCAGGTGGTATGGACACCGCCGGCGTGATGAAACTCAACCTCTCTGATGCTCCCGCTACGTCGCAGGCCATCGATATCAATGTCGGCGGACTCAAGGGCGGGCACTCCGGACTGGATGTCGCCACGGGCCGTGGAAACGCAATCAAGTTTCTCACTCGTATCCTCGCCGACCTCACGGCGAATGTTCCCGGTGTACAGTTCTCGAGCATGCTCGGCGGCAGTAAGCGCAATGCTATCCCGCGTGAAGCCGAAGCCGTTGTCTATGTGCCGAACGACAAGGTTGACGAGGTACTCGGAAAAATGCAGGGCTTCCAGGACTTGTTCCTGAACGAGATCAGTTCGGTGGAGCCTGATCTTGCCATCAAGGCTACGAAAGTTGGCGGCAACGGCAAGGTTGCGGACGACGCACAGTTCAAGGCGTTGCTCAATGCGCTGCAGGGACTCCCCACCGGTGTTATCAAGATGAGCGCGGATATCGAAGGACTCGTGGAAACCTCCACGATGCTTGCGACCGTGACAATGGAAATCGACACCATCACCGTCGGTACCAGCCAGCGCAGCAGCGTCGAATCCGAAAAGGCGGATATCGTCGCCACGGTCGGTGCAGTCCTCCGCCTGGCAGGGTTCGATGTCGTGCAGGGCGACGGCTACCCCGGCTGGAAGCCGAACATGGAATCCAGCGCACTGAAGTTT
This window contains:
- a CDS encoding aminoacyl-histidine dipeptidase, which produces MSTLTDLEPKSLWRHFHGLAQVPRPSKKEEKVLAYLKKLLTDLGYAYEQDDTGNIVVRKPATPGHENAPMVLIQGHVDMVCEKNKDTDFDFDNDPIAAYVDGEWVTAKGTTLGADNGIGVAAGLAVLESKDLVHPPMEFLFTVDEETGLTGAKGLKPGFLKADMMLNLDSEEDGALYVGCAGGMDTAGVMKLNLSDAPATSQAIDINVGGLKGGHSGLDVATGRGNAIKFLTRILADLTANVPGVQFSSMLGGSKRNAIPREAEAVVYVPNDKVDEVLGKMQGFQDLFLNEISSVEPDLAIKATKVGGNGKVADDAQFKALLNALQGLPTGVIKMSADIEGLVETSTMLATVTMEIDTITVGTSQRSSVESEKADIVATVGAVLRLAGFDVVQGDGYPGWKPNMESSALKFVKLSFNQLFGKDPEIKAIHAGLECGLIGEVFPDMDMISFGPTIEGAHSPDERINIPATERFWNLVTATLENVAKSAN
- a CDS encoding tetratricopeptide repeat protein, giving the protein MNRVYLVCIALFFLLLPHGLRAQGTNESGDFKLGVELYNDSLFAQAEDQFASFIDRYPNSGSAIEARYYLGLVQVKTGKYRQAANTFSDFALRYQDHPRAVDAWWQLGELYAREHNYAEAGEAFAKLKSFYPKNARAPQALLQAGTYFLRADETENARSVLNAVLLEYPKSDVRFEAQMQLGRLYLAQGEYERALRELQRLLTEAVPASLRPEVIVAIGETRAGLGDREAAEGRYTEAISTYPATMAALKARVRLGDLHRSFRDFSSARAQYVKVAENGNAPPAMRQQAYAGLAETASAEGDDAAALEAWKQLFTSASEGLEPGMIRAAAAAARRAGAYAQSERWLEALYADSLVSTDRQSLLVELGESAREASDIAAALTWYRTYLQNYPSEPGAADALLRIADIEERELQNYSSALDHYTAIGERYGLNRVSDDAQFGRARTLERQGDTRAAAQAYRQLLLLFPASELFGEAEAAYQRLQLAGGGDAERSVRKLADVIAAMHDNESGGQVDLLLARVYLEELGDYVRAERFFNSAQAKGLRGDDAEAADFGAALTVIRLARKGTRTLADAETQCNSFFASHTSGTRHDDLAWELFQLQAASATPAEVLTASAGFLARNPSQHREAALLAAGFAQVELGRDEAAVREFNGIIESGSATDELAAARYGRSMAYAALRKFDEALTDLDASLVRAPNGRYAADALLLQGRLLARVGRYGEAVDAFDDAASRYPYAAVADSARIAVLSVLVEAGRTSDAVARSGRYYRTVMENPFRSDVLRQEYLFAHAVALAKAQQRSEAKKALLRYVDHYGEGQHLGEVLFALGQMYKDEGKIDLASTYLEKSATLKQGSAALRDAADLLLENGKYDRAIDAYTRLIAQSSETAVQRYADSRIVVALFRADRFEDAEARMSAFRSAWPDAEGLLDEFLLERGKYHFRKGEYSKAQDVFDDVEDSDARDIAALGQYWNGRCLEAQSRNTDAREAFQSVVEDHPRTEAALLSMMSLGRMSMRAEKFQDAAMEYKAVIDAGDIPESMLKDALNGVIYAYDALEMYDVAAEMTRKFLNTWPGDATAFRKRVNLGTYLYNLRYYDLALAQYEGLLPDAPPDDMAEIRYYIGECYFFKQDFNRAVQEFLKIPYLIVKKTEMDWASSAYDYAARAYKELGKYELAIDMYQKIIDTPGVDPRFRAEAEKRSKEIRALMN